One Streptomyces sp. CNQ-509 DNA window includes the following coding sequences:
- a CDS encoding geranylgeranyl reductase family protein, with protein sequence MTSENEAGNEAGEAAEGRSPGDARDAAGEAAPDEGPAKTPPVAPGSETGAGAGGAVGGEPEVWDVVVIGAGPAGASAAYAAAGQGRSVLLLERSELPRYKTCGGGIIGLSREALPDGVELPLRDRVNAVTFTMRGRLGRTRRSRRTLFGLVNRAELDARLAEAAQGAGARLRTGVTVARVEQHGPDVPDRRTVAVHLSGGEKVLARAVVGADGSAGRTSSHVGVELEQVDLGLEAEIPVPPEVADDWRGRVLIDWGPLPGSYGWVFPKGDTLTVGVISARGDGAATKRYLEEFTARLGLAGFEPSLSSGHLTRCRAHNSPLSRGRVVVCGDAAGLLEPWTREGISYALRSGRLAGEWAVRIAEAQDAVDARRQALNYAFAVKAGLGVEMAVGRRMLAAFERHPGVFHAALTGFRPAWHMFTKVTQGSTTLGEIVRTHPVAHRALWLLDRKSAVNGSR encoded by the coding sequence GTGACCAGCGAGAACGAGGCGGGCAACGAAGCGGGCGAGGCGGCAGAGGGCCGCTCGCCGGGCGACGCACGGGACGCGGCCGGGGAGGCGGCGCCGGACGAAGGGCCCGCGAAGACGCCGCCGGTGGCGCCCGGGTCGGAGACCGGTGCCGGGGCCGGCGGGGCGGTCGGCGGCGAGCCGGAGGTCTGGGACGTCGTGGTGATCGGCGCAGGTCCCGCCGGTGCCTCCGCGGCGTACGCCGCCGCCGGACAGGGCCGCAGCGTCCTCCTCCTGGAACGCTCGGAACTGCCCCGCTACAAGACCTGCGGCGGCGGCATCATCGGGCTGTCCCGCGAGGCGCTCCCCGACGGGGTCGAACTGCCGCTGCGCGACCGCGTCAACGCCGTGACGTTCACCATGCGCGGCCGGCTCGGCCGCACGCGCCGCTCCCGCCGCACGCTGTTCGGGCTCGTCAACCGCGCCGAGCTGGACGCCCGGCTCGCCGAGGCCGCGCAGGGCGCGGGGGCGCGGCTGCGTACCGGCGTGACCGTCGCGCGGGTCGAGCAGCACGGGCCCGATGTGCCGGACCGGCGCACGGTGGCCGTGCACCTGTCGGGCGGCGAGAAGGTGCTGGCCCGCGCCGTGGTCGGCGCGGACGGCAGCGCGGGGCGGACCAGCAGCCACGTCGGGGTGGAGCTGGAGCAGGTGGACCTGGGTCTGGAGGCGGAGATCCCGGTGCCGCCGGAGGTCGCCGACGACTGGCGCGGCCGGGTGCTCATCGACTGGGGCCCGCTGCCCGGGAGTTACGGCTGGGTCTTCCCCAAGGGGGACACGCTGACGGTCGGCGTGATCTCCGCCCGCGGCGACGGCGCCGCGACGAAGCGCTATCTGGAGGAGTTCACCGCCCGGCTCGGTCTTGCGGGCTTCGAGCCGAGCCTGTCGTCCGGGCACCTCACGCGCTGCCGCGCGCACAACTCGCCGCTGTCCCGCGGCCGGGTCGTCGTCTGCGGCGACGCCGCGGGACTGCTGGAGCCGTGGACCCGGGAGGGCATCTCGTACGCGCTGCGCTCCGGCCGGCTCGCGGGGGAGTGGGCGGTGCGGATCGCCGAGGCGCAGGACGCGGTGGACGCGCGGCGCCAGGCGCTCAACTACGCGTTCGCCGTGAAGGCGGGCCTTGGCGTGGAGATGGCGGTCGGGCGGCGGATGCTGGCGGCCTTCGAGCGGCACCCCGGGGTGTTCCACGCGGCGCTGACCGGATTCCGGCCGGCCTGGCACATGTTCACGAAGGTCACGCAGGGGTCGACGACGCTCGGCGAGATCGTCCGCACCCACCCGGTGGCCCACCGGGCGCTGTGGCTGCTGGACCGGAAGAGCGCGGTCAACGGGTCTCGGTGA
- a CDS encoding dipeptidase, protein MDTDRLAGTVAGLLPRARTELAELVSFRSVALIDPERFPATESDAAARWITDALTAEGFTDVRLLDTPDGTRSVYGYLPGPAGAPTVLLYAHYDVQPPLDESAWLSPPFELTERDGRWYGRGAADCKGGVLMHLTALRALRENGGVPVSVKIIVEGSEEQGTGGLQQYAEQHPELLAADTIVIGDVGNFRVGLPTVTATLRGMTMLRVQVDALAGNLHSGQFGGAAPDALAALIRILDSLRGPDGSTTVDGLAPGSRWDGLAYPEDTFRRDAKVLDGVELIGTGSVADRIWASPAVTVIGMDVPSVAGATPSVQATAAALVSLRLPPGHGSAEATERLTAHFEAHAPWGVKVTTESYGSGEPFRADVTSPAYRAMAEALRAAYPGEEMQVAGQGGTIPLCNTLAELYPRAEILLIGLSEPEAQIHAVNESVSPEELERLSFAEALFLHRYASGRAD, encoded by the coding sequence ATGGACACCGATCGGCTCGCCGGCACCGTCGCCGGACTGCTGCCGCGCGCCCGTACCGAACTGGCCGAGCTGGTCTCCTTCCGCTCGGTCGCGCTCATCGATCCGGAGCGCTTCCCGGCGACCGAGTCCGACGCCGCCGCCCGCTGGATCACCGACGCGCTCACCGCCGAGGGCTTCACGGACGTGCGGCTGCTCGACACCCCGGACGGCACCCGTTCGGTGTACGGGTACCTCCCGGGGCCGGCCGGCGCCCCCACGGTGCTGCTCTACGCCCACTACGACGTACAGCCGCCGCTCGACGAATCAGCGTGGCTCAGCCCGCCCTTCGAGCTGACGGAGCGCGACGGCCGGTGGTACGGGCGCGGCGCCGCGGACTGCAAGGGCGGCGTCCTCATGCATCTGACCGCGCTCCGCGCGCTGCGCGAGAACGGCGGCGTGCCGGTCTCGGTCAAGATCATCGTCGAGGGCTCGGAGGAGCAGGGCACCGGCGGTCTGCAGCAGTACGCCGAGCAGCACCCGGAGTTGCTGGCCGCCGACACGATCGTCATCGGCGACGTCGGCAACTTCCGCGTCGGGCTGCCCACGGTCACGGCCACGCTGCGCGGCATGACGATGCTCCGCGTGCAGGTGGACGCGCTGGCGGGGAACCTGCACTCGGGCCAGTTCGGCGGCGCCGCCCCCGACGCCCTCGCCGCGCTCATCCGGATCCTCGACTCGCTGCGCGGCCCCGACGGCTCGACCACGGTCGACGGCCTGGCACCCGGCTCCCGGTGGGACGGCCTGGCGTACCCGGAGGACACCTTCCGCCGTGACGCGAAGGTGCTGGACGGCGTGGAGCTGATCGGCACGGGCAGCGTCGCGGACCGCATCTGGGCGAGCCCCGCGGTGACGGTCATCGGGATGGACGTCCCCTCGGTGGCCGGGGCCACGCCGTCGGTGCAGGCCACCGCCGCGGCGCTGGTGAGCCTGCGGCTGCCGCCGGGCCACGGCTCTGCGGAGGCGACGGAGCGCCTGACGGCGCACTTCGAGGCGCACGCGCCCTGGGGCGTCAAGGTGACCACCGAGTCGTACGGCTCGGGCGAGCCGTTCCGCGCCGACGTCACCAGCCCCGCGTACCGCGCGATGGCCGAGGCGCTGCGTGCGGCGTACCCGGGCGAGGAGATGCAGGTCGCCGGGCAGGGCGGCACGATCCCGCTGTGCAACACCCTGGCCGAGCTGTACCCGCGGGCGGAGATCCTGCTGATCGGGCTCTCCGAGCCGGAGGCGCAGATCCACGCGGTGAACGAGAGCGTGTCGCCGGAGGAGTTGGAGCGGCTGTCGTTCGCGGAGGCGCTGTTCCTGCACCGGTACGCGTCCGGGCGCGCGGACTGA
- a CDS encoding class F sortase produces the protein MHEQRTIDPYAAMPYGMTPHGTLPHDTAGYGAAPNGTAPGGPPADPGGDGGGGGTVAGALRRRFAAGVVICVMLLGIGMIHTALTGGFGPPQPSAESALADDGPPAHPPLAASQPATIRIPAIGLDAPLTGVGLDSDGWLAAPPPGVPNLAGWYRDAATPGATGTAVVTGHVDDAAGPAVFYRLGGLKRGDVVKVDREDGRTAEFTVYAVEVFDAADFPSRRVYGDTDRAELRVLTCGGRYREGNDPGYEGNVVVFARLTDVA, from the coding sequence ATGCACGAGCAACGCACCATCGACCCCTACGCCGCGATGCCCTACGGCATGACCCCGCACGGCACGCTGCCCCACGACACGGCCGGGTACGGCGCCGCGCCGAACGGCACCGCACCCGGCGGCCCGCCCGCGGACCCCGGCGGCGACGGCGGAGGCGGCGGGACCGTGGCCGGCGCGCTGCGCAGAAGGTTCGCCGCGGGCGTCGTCATCTGCGTGATGCTCCTGGGCATCGGGATGATCCACACCGCGCTCACCGGCGGCTTCGGTCCGCCGCAGCCCTCCGCGGAGAGCGCCCTGGCGGACGACGGCCCGCCCGCGCACCCGCCGCTGGCCGCCTCGCAGCCGGCCACGATCCGGATCCCCGCCATCGGCCTCGACGCGCCGCTCACCGGCGTCGGCCTCGACTCCGACGGCTGGCTCGCCGCGCCGCCTCCCGGCGTACCCAACCTCGCCGGCTGGTACCGGGACGCGGCCACCCCCGGTGCGACCGGCACCGCCGTCGTCACCGGGCACGTCGACGACGCGGCCGGGCCCGCCGTCTTCTACCGCCTCGGCGGCCTGAAGCGCGGCGACGTCGTCAAGGTCGACCGGGAGGACGGCCGCACGGCGGAGTTCACCGTCTACGCCGTCGAGGTCTTCGACGCCGCCGACTTCCCCAGCCGGCGCGTCTACGGCGACACCGACCGGGCCGAGCTGCGCGTACTCACCTGCGGCGGCCGCTACCGCGAGGGAAACGACCCCGGCTACGAGGGCAACGTCGTCGTCTTCGCCCGGCTCACGGACGTCGCCTGA
- a CDS encoding NUDIX hydrolase: MIVWLNGAWDTGLRRVAHELVELTPGSILYDPELTGGQLRALLPQKRLDEVGDEQELPAWRRLVVETAAALLAEADGPLVVPAALWREEHRDEIFGRLASRGFEVRHLLVSFDETILHAGPFPHWLTGDAHIVHAAGQSAREAAEEIASCLRAGAGYCDIVQNSEPTGETLAAGVLLFDEDDRVLLVDPTYKPGWEFPGGVVEAGEAPARGGVREVAEELGLRLRRAPRLLVVDWEPPRPPEYGGLRLLYDGGRLGPAEAAGVLLPGPELRAWRFVTEDEAGGLLPSVRFSRLRWALRARRRGAAVYLEGGAPVADGA, from the coding sequence GTGATCGTCTGGCTGAACGGTGCATGGGATACGGGTCTGCGCCGCGTCGCGCACGAGCTGGTGGAGCTGACGCCGGGGAGCATCCTCTACGACCCGGAGCTGACGGGCGGACAGCTGCGCGCGCTGCTGCCGCAGAAGCGCCTGGACGAGGTCGGCGACGAGCAGGAGCTGCCGGCGTGGCGCCGGCTGGTGGTCGAGACGGCGGCGGCGCTGCTGGCGGAGGCGGACGGTCCGCTCGTGGTGCCGGCGGCGCTGTGGCGCGAGGAGCACCGCGACGAGATCTTCGGCAGGCTGGCCTCGCGCGGCTTCGAAGTGCGCCATTTGCTCGTCTCGTTTGACGAAACGATCCTGCACGCCGGGCCCTTCCCGCACTGGCTCACCGGCGACGCCCACATCGTCCACGCCGCAGGTCAGAGCGCACGCGAGGCCGCCGAGGAGATCGCCTCCTGCCTCCGCGCGGGGGCCGGATACTGCGACATCGTGCAGAACTCCGAGCCCACCGGCGAGACGCTCGCCGCCGGCGTGCTGCTCTTCGACGAGGACGACCGGGTGCTCCTCGTCGACCCCACGTACAAGCCGGGCTGGGAGTTCCCGGGCGGCGTCGTCGAGGCCGGCGAGGCGCCGGCGCGCGGCGGCGTCCGGGAGGTGGCGGAGGAGCTGGGGCTGCGCCTGCGGCGGGCGCCGCGGCTGCTGGTGGTGGACTGGGAGCCGCCACGGCCGCCCGAGTACGGCGGGCTGCGGCTGCTCTACGACGGCGGGCGGCTGGGCCCTGCGGAGGCGGCCGGCGTGCTGCTGCCGGGTCCCGAGCTGCGCGCCTGGCGGTTCGTCACGGAGGACGAGGCGGGCGGGCTGCTGCCGTCGGTGCGCTTCAGCCGGCTGCGCTGGGCGCTGCGGGCCCGGCGGCGGGGGGCGGCCGTCTACCTGGAGGGCGGGGCGCCGGTCGCGGACGGGGCGTGA
- a CDS encoding carbohydrate ABC transporter permease, whose protein sequence is MTADIPTATTPRPAAAPAGKPDREAGKRPRRGRFGVHIFLGGVSLAFLAPLLLAVYASLRPYEETAEHGYFSFPRKLSFDYYRQAFSDSEMSKYFVNSLIIAVPGVLIVLFLASFAAFVLARLRIRGGFFLLILFTAGNLLPQQVIVTPLYVMFNRIELPYWMSESMTMYDSYWAVISVNVGFQLGFCVFVLANFMRALPTEILEAAVVDGAGVWTQYWRITLPLCRPALAALGTLQFTWMYNDFLWALVFISDGDKLPITSALNNLRGQFFTDYNLLAAGSVLVALPTIIVFLLLQRHFIAGLTLGSTKG, encoded by the coding sequence ATGACCGCGGACATACCCACCGCGACCACGCCGCGCCCCGCCGCGGCACCGGCCGGGAAGCCGGACCGGGAGGCCGGGAAGCGGCCGCGCCGCGGCCGGTTCGGCGTGCACATCTTCCTCGGCGGGGTCTCGCTGGCCTTCCTCGCCCCGCTGCTGCTCGCCGTCTACGCCTCGCTGCGCCCGTACGAGGAGACCGCCGAACACGGCTACTTCTCCTTCCCCCGCAAGCTGTCCTTCGACTACTACCGGCAGGCGTTCTCCGACTCGGAGATGAGCAAGTACTTCGTCAACTCGCTCATCATCGCCGTGCCCGGCGTGCTGATCGTGCTCTTCCTGGCGTCGTTCGCCGCCTTCGTGCTGGCCCGGCTGCGCATCCGCGGCGGCTTCTTCCTGCTCATCCTCTTCACCGCGGGCAATCTGCTGCCGCAGCAGGTGATCGTCACCCCGCTGTACGTGATGTTCAACCGCATCGAGCTGCCGTACTGGATGTCCGAGTCGATGACGATGTACGACTCGTACTGGGCCGTCATCTCCGTCAACGTCGGCTTCCAGCTCGGCTTCTGCGTCTTCGTGCTGGCGAACTTCATGCGGGCGCTGCCCACCGAGATCCTGGAGGCCGCGGTTGTCGACGGCGCCGGGGTGTGGACCCAGTACTGGCGGATCACCCTGCCCCTGTGCCGCCCGGCGCTGGCGGCGCTGGGGACGCTGCAGTTCACCTGGATGTACAACGACTTCCTCTGGGCGCTGGTCTTCATCTCCGACGGCGACAAGCTCCCGATCACCTCGGCGCTCAACAACCTGCGCGGGCAGTTCTTCACCGACTACAACCTGCTCGCCGCCGGATCCGTGCTGGTCGCGCTGCCGACGATCATCGTCTTCCTGCTGCTGCAGCGGCACTTCATCGCCGGTCTCACGCTCGGCTCGACCAAGGGGTGA
- a CDS encoding carbohydrate ABC transporter permease, with amino-acid sequence MPLVNHARRTRRRGPRRFTARDLAVIGVLLGFAILLDLFIIWGPTVASITLSFSSWDGLSDLSWVGGDNYDTLAGGDYPPFWPAVRNNLLWIAFLGLVATPFGLLLAVVIDRGVRFSRFYQSTIYLPVVLSLAVVGFIAQLIFSRDQGALNAILGNENNPTDWLGDRDLNIWMVLLAAGWRHTGYVMILYLAGLKAVAPELKEAAAIDGANERQTFLRVVFPTMRPVNVVVLVITVIEALRAFDIVYAINKGRNGLELLSVLVTDNIIGEASRIGFGSAIAVVLLTVSLGFIVTYLVQEMRGEEHR; translated from the coding sequence GTGCCGCTCGTCAACCACGCGCGGCGCACCCGACGGCGGGGTCCGAGGCGGTTCACCGCCCGCGACCTCGCCGTCATCGGCGTGCTGCTGGGCTTCGCCATCCTGCTGGACCTGTTCATCATCTGGGGGCCGACCGTCGCCTCCATCACCCTCTCCTTCTCCTCCTGGGACGGTCTGTCCGACCTGAGCTGGGTCGGCGGCGACAACTACGACACGCTCGCCGGCGGCGACTACCCGCCGTTCTGGCCGGCGGTGCGCAACAACCTGCTGTGGATCGCGTTCCTGGGTCTGGTCGCCACGCCCTTCGGGCTGCTGCTCGCGGTCGTCATCGACCGCGGGGTGCGCTTCTCGCGCTTCTACCAGTCCACGATCTACCTGCCGGTGGTGCTCTCCCTCGCCGTCGTCGGCTTCATCGCCCAACTGATCTTCTCCCGCGACCAGGGCGCGCTGAACGCCATCCTGGGCAACGAGAACAACCCCACAGACTGGCTCGGCGACCGCGACCTCAACATCTGGATGGTGCTGCTGGCCGCCGGCTGGCGGCACACCGGCTACGTCATGATCCTCTACCTGGCCGGGCTCAAGGCGGTGGCGCCCGAGCTGAAGGAGGCCGCCGCCATCGACGGCGCGAACGAGCGGCAGACCTTCCTGCGCGTGGTCTTCCCCACGATGCGGCCGGTCAACGTCGTCGTCCTCGTCATCACCGTCATCGAGGCGCTACGCGCCTTCGACATCGTCTACGCCATCAACAAGGGCAGAAACGGCCTGGAACTGCTCTCCGTGCTCGTCACCGACAACATCATCGGGGAGGCCAGCCGCATCGGCTTCGGCTCCGCCATCGCCGTGGTGCTGCTCACCGTCTCCCTAGGATTCATCGTGACGTACCTGGTGCAGGAGATGCGCGGAGAGGAGCACCGATGA
- a CDS encoding ABC transporter substrate-binding protein translates to MTRRSLLRGAALGAGAVTLPTLLAACGSGPGGDGKTVTLGSNASDEVPRKAFQDAFDLFEKNSKKKVEVNTVDHNTFQENINRYLQGRPDDVFMWFAGYRMQFFAERGLLSEISDLWKGFDGFSGALKDQSTGADGKQYFVPFYYYPWAVFYRKSVFEQGGYEIPTTFDQYTALAKQMQKDGLVPFAFGDKDGWPAMGTFDYLDMRANGYEFHKSLMAGEESWTDPRVREVFDLWRGLMPYHDKGANGRTWQEAAQTLAQKKTGMAVFGLPQPGQQFSEADREDLDFFPFPEISPEHGQDAVEAPIDGFLMSSKVKNEEGAEELLKFLATPAAEDAYLKSDPNNIAVHSGADTSAYSTLQKKAAELVSNAKHISQFLDRDTRPDFASTVMIKAFQDFIDDPDDIDGLLKGIESQKKTIFAEGQE, encoded by the coding sequence ATGACGCGCCGGAGTCTGCTGCGAGGGGCCGCTCTCGGCGCCGGCGCCGTCACCCTCCCGACCCTCCTCGCCGCCTGCGGAAGCGGCCCGGGCGGGGACGGCAAGACCGTGACACTGGGGTCGAACGCCTCCGACGAGGTGCCCCGCAAGGCGTTCCAGGACGCGTTCGACCTGTTTGAGAAGAACTCGAAGAAGAAGGTCGAGGTCAATACCGTCGACCACAACACGTTCCAGGAGAACATCAACCGCTACCTGCAGGGCCGGCCGGACGACGTCTTCATGTGGTTCGCCGGCTACCGCATGCAGTTCTTCGCGGAGCGCGGGCTGCTCTCGGAGATCAGCGACCTGTGGAAGGGCTTCGACGGGTTCTCCGGCGCGCTGAAGGACCAGTCCACCGGCGCCGACGGCAAGCAGTACTTCGTGCCGTTCTACTACTACCCGTGGGCGGTCTTCTACCGGAAGAGCGTCTTCGAGCAGGGCGGCTACGAGATACCGACGACCTTCGACCAGTACACCGCCCTGGCCAAGCAGATGCAGAAGGACGGCCTGGTCCCGTTCGCCTTCGGCGACAAGGACGGCTGGCCGGCCATGGGCACGTTCGACTATCTCGACATGCGCGCCAACGGGTACGAGTTCCACAAGTCGCTGATGGCCGGCGAGGAGTCCTGGACCGACCCCCGGGTGCGCGAGGTCTTCGACCTGTGGCGCGGCCTCATGCCGTACCACGACAAGGGTGCCAACGGCCGCACCTGGCAGGAGGCCGCGCAGACGCTGGCGCAGAAGAAGACCGGCATGGCCGTGTTCGGCCTGCCGCAGCCCGGCCAGCAGTTCTCCGAAGCCGACCGCGAGGACCTGGACTTCTTCCCGTTCCCCGAGATATCCCCCGAGCACGGGCAGGACGCGGTCGAGGCGCCCATCGACGGCTTCCTGATGTCGTCCAAGGTCAAGAACGAGGAAGGCGCGGAGGAACTGCTGAAGTTCCTCGCCACCCCGGCCGCCGAGGACGCGTATCTCAAGTCCGACCCCAACAACATCGCCGTGCACTCCGGCGCCGACACCTCCGCCTACTCCACGCTGCAGAAGAAGGCGGCGGAGCTGGTCTCGAATGCGAAACACATATCCCAGTTCCTCGACCGGGACACCCGCCCCGACTTCGCCTCGACGGTCATGATCAAGGCGTTCCAGGACTTCATCGACGACCCGGACGACATCGACGGCCTGCTCAAGGGCATCGAGAGCCAGAAGAAGACCATCTTCGCCGAAGGCCAGGAGTAG
- a CDS encoding NPCBM/NEW2 domain-containing protein produces MRKLPSARRAARPYARAVIGAAGAVALCAVLTAPAAAAPTGAQAQSVTAAAKPAAQPDAPSEAQPAAQPAVRLPDGLAKTPPMGFNNWNSTHCRAEFDHEMVKGIADIFVERGLKDAGYEYVNLDDCWALPQRDANGKLVPDPVRFPDGIKAVADYVHAKGLKIGIYTSAGTKTCNSAGFPGALGHEESDAMQFAEWGIDYLKYDNCNNQGVDAIQRYTKMRDALKAASETTGRPIVYSICEWGQNKPWEWAADVGHLWRTTGDISDNWSSMLGIMKQNLPLAEYAGPGHWNDPDMLEVGNGGMTDTEYRTHFSMWSIMAAPLLIGSDLRSADEATFEILENRDVIAVDQDPLGKQGAVVTSEGGRWVVAKEMADGSRAVALFNESNAPQRISTTAEAVGLPAAEGYRLRDLWQHADYNTGGEISASVPAHGTVMYRVWPGEGAGAYPPAAEFGTDATPYVEAGGEAEVTTTFRNTGVTPAKNVTVAFDAPAGWQVETDSPTTAKQLRPGGKLTTTWRVTAPAGARTGRQEFPLSAGYTAPSGQTVSLTSAGAAYVVASPPAGTTYASDWEWLEAGNGWGPVERDTSVGEQPAGDGKPLTIGGQTYAKGLGVHAASDVGFYTGEECETFTAQVGVDDETGTNGSVSFEVWADGVKVADSGVLTGDKAAQPLSADVGGAQTVRLVVTDGGDGVDHDHGDWADAAFTC; encoded by the coding sequence ATGCGGAAACTGCCATCCGCACGAAGAGCCGCCAGACCGTACGCGCGCGCGGTGATCGGTGCCGCGGGAGCGGTCGCGCTGTGCGCGGTCCTCACCGCGCCGGCCGCGGCGGCGCCCACGGGAGCCCAGGCGCAGAGCGTGACCGCCGCCGCGAAGCCGGCGGCACAGCCCGATGCCCCGTCCGAGGCCCAGCCGGCGGCACAGCCCGCGGTGCGGCTGCCCGACGGGCTGGCGAAGACCCCGCCGATGGGCTTCAACAACTGGAACTCCACCCACTGCCGGGCGGAGTTCGACCACGAGATGGTCAAGGGCATCGCCGACATCTTCGTCGAGCGCGGCCTGAAGGACGCCGGCTACGAGTACGTGAACCTCGACGACTGCTGGGCCCTCCCCCAGCGCGACGCGAACGGCAAGCTCGTCCCCGACCCCGTGCGCTTCCCCGACGGGATCAAGGCCGTGGCCGACTACGTCCACGCCAAGGGTCTGAAGATCGGCATCTACACCAGCGCCGGCACCAAGACCTGCAACTCCGCCGGCTTCCCCGGTGCCCTCGGGCACGAGGAGAGCGACGCGATGCAGTTCGCGGAGTGGGGCATCGACTACCTCAAGTACGACAACTGCAACAACCAGGGCGTCGACGCCATCCAGCGGTACACCAAGATGCGCGACGCGCTGAAGGCCGCCTCCGAGACCACCGGCCGGCCCATCGTCTACAGCATCTGCGAGTGGGGCCAGAACAAGCCGTGGGAGTGGGCCGCGGACGTCGGGCACCTGTGGCGTACGACCGGTGACATCAGCGACAACTGGTCCAGCATGCTCGGCATCATGAAGCAGAACCTGCCGCTCGCCGAGTACGCGGGACCCGGCCACTGGAACGACCCGGACATGCTGGAGGTCGGCAACGGCGGCATGACCGACACCGAGTACCGCACCCACTTCTCGATGTGGTCCATCATGGCGGCGCCGCTGCTCATCGGCTCCGACCTGCGCTCCGCGGACGAGGCGACGTTCGAGATCCTGGAGAACAGGGACGTCATCGCCGTCGACCAGGACCCGCTGGGCAAGCAGGGCGCCGTGGTCACCTCCGAGGGCGGCCGGTGGGTCGTCGCCAAGGAGATGGCGGACGGCAGCCGCGCCGTGGCGCTCTTCAACGAGTCGAACGCGCCGCAGCGCATCTCCACCACCGCCGAGGCCGTGGGCCTGCCGGCCGCGGAGGGCTACCGGCTGCGCGACCTGTGGCAGCACGCGGACTACAACACCGGCGGCGAGATCTCCGCGTCGGTGCCCGCGCACGGGACCGTGATGTACCGCGTCTGGCCCGGTGAGGGCGCCGGCGCCTACCCGCCGGCCGCCGAGTTCGGCACCGACGCCACCCCGTACGTCGAGGCGGGCGGCGAGGCCGAGGTGACGACGACGTTCCGCAACACCGGCGTCACCCCGGCGAAGAACGTGACCGTCGCCTTCGACGCCCCGGCGGGCTGGCAGGTGGAGACCGACTCCCCCACCACGGCGAAGCAGCTCAGGCCGGGCGGGAAGCTGACCACCACCTGGCGGGTCACCGCCCCCGCGGGCGCACGCACCGGCCGCCAGGAGTTCCCGCTCTCCGCCGGCTATACGGCGCCGTCCGGCCAGACGGTGTCGCTGACCTCGGCGGGTGCGGCGTACGTGGTCGCGAGCCCACCTGCGGGGACGACGTACGCGAGCGACTGGGAGTGGCTGGAGGCCGGCAACGGCTGGGGTCCGGTGGAGCGGGACACCAGCGTCGGCGAGCAGCCGGCGGGCGACGGCAAGCCCCTCACCATCGGCGGCCAGACGTACGCCAAGGGCCTGGGCGTGCACGCCGCCAGCGACGTCGGGTTCTACACCGGCGAGGAGTGCGAGACGTTCACCGCCCAGGTCGGGGTGGACGACGAGACCGGGACCAACGGCTCGGTGTCCTTCGAGGTCTGGGCGGACGGCGTCAAGGTCGCGGACTCCGGCGTGCTGACGGGCGACAAGGCGGCGCAGCCGCTCTCCGCGGACGTCGGCGGCGCGCAGACCGTACGGCTGGTCGTCACCGACGGCGGCGACGGCGTGGACCACGACCACGGCGACTGGGCGGACGCGGCGTTCACCTGCTGA